A genome region from Akkermansiaceae bacterium includes the following:
- a CDS encoding sugar ABC transporter ATP-binding protein: MAAEPILETRALTKRFPGVVALDGVSFDLRPGEIHALCGENGAGKSTLIKTLSGIHPAGSYEGEIRVDGQAAHFRNIADAGKAGLAVIYQELALVDDLTVAENIFLGNEPIRLGLVDWDRIYRDAAALLERFKLDIDPSARTGDLGTGMKQLVEIVKALSKNGRILILDEPTAALTEAEVDVLLEILRKLRADGLTAIYISHKLDEVFAIADRITVLRDGKSITTLDAAASSPGEVIRHMVGRRIEDLFPKRESAPGGVLLSVKNLTVRNSEGREFLHDISFDVRAGEVLGIGGLMGSGRSETLMHLFGAWGRRVSGTVELDGKPMDGATPRQAISKGLAMVTEDRKRFGLHLDQSVGFNLSLSSLDSAFIDPNREVKRNGEIFRSLRVKAPSLETVVGTLSGGNQQKVVIGKALLTDPRIVFLDEPTRGIDVGAKIEVYGFINRLTEEGKAVVLVSSELPELIGMSDRIVMLAEGRVGGVFRREEATQERLLAAAIRFHKDAVTTHS; the protein is encoded by the coding sequence ATGGCCGCTGAACCCATCCTCGAAACCCGCGCGCTGACCAAGCGTTTTCCCGGCGTGGTCGCGCTGGACGGCGTTTCCTTCGATCTGCGCCCCGGCGAGATCCATGCCCTCTGCGGCGAGAACGGCGCGGGCAAATCCACCCTGATCAAGACCCTTTCCGGCATCCATCCCGCCGGCAGCTACGAGGGCGAGATCCGGGTGGACGGCCAAGCGGCCCATTTCAGGAACATCGCGGATGCGGGCAAGGCTGGCCTTGCGGTCATCTATCAGGAGCTCGCCCTCGTGGACGATCTCACCGTGGCGGAAAACATTTTCCTCGGCAACGAACCCATCCGCCTGGGCCTCGTGGACTGGGACAGAATCTACCGCGATGCCGCGGCCCTGCTGGAGCGGTTCAAACTGGATATCGACCCCTCCGCCCGCACCGGCGACCTGGGCACCGGCATGAAACAGCTGGTGGAAATCGTCAAAGCCCTCTCGAAAAACGGGCGCATCCTCATCCTCGACGAACCCACCGCCGCCCTCACCGAGGCGGAGGTGGATGTGTTGCTGGAAATCCTCCGCAAGCTCCGCGCCGACGGCCTGACCGCGATCTACATCTCCCACAAGCTCGATGAGGTGTTCGCCATCGCGGACCGCATCACCGTCCTGCGCGACGGGAAATCCATCACCACCCTGGATGCCGCCGCCTCAAGCCCCGGCGAGGTGATCCGCCACATGGTCGGAAGGAGGATCGAAGACCTTTTCCCAAAACGGGAAAGCGCTCCCGGCGGGGTGCTGCTCTCCGTGAAAAACCTCACCGTCCGGAACAGCGAAGGCCGGGAGTTTCTCCACGACATTTCCTTCGATGTCCGCGCGGGTGAAGTCCTCGGCATCGGCGGCCTCATGGGATCGGGCCGCTCCGAAACGCTGATGCACCTCTTCGGCGCGTGGGGACGGCGGGTTTCCGGAACCGTCGAACTGGACGGGAAACCGATGGACGGCGCGACCCCGCGGCAGGCGATATCCAAAGGCCTCGCCATGGTCACGGAAGACCGCAAGCGCTTCGGGCTCCACCTCGACCAGAGCGTCGGCTTCAACCTCTCGCTCTCCTCACTGGACTCGGCTTTCATCGACCCCAACCGCGAGGTGAAACGCAACGGCGAGATTTTCCGCAGCCTGCGCGTCAAAGCTCCCTCGCTGGAAACCGTGGTCGGCACGCTGTCCGGGGGGAACCAGCAGAAGGTCGTCATCGGAAAGGCGCTTCTAACCGATCCGCGCATCGTCTTCCTCGACGAACCCACGCGCGGGATCGACGTCGGCGCGAAGATTGAAGTCTACGGATTCATCAACCGCCTCACGGAAGAAGGGAAGGCGGTGGTCCTCGTTTCCAGCGAACTGCCCGAGCTGATCGGAATGAGCGACCGGATCGTGATGCTCGCCGAAGGCCGGGTGGGAGGGGTTTTCCGCCGCGAGGAGGCAACCCAGGAGCGCCTGCTCGCCGCCGCCATCCGTTTTCACAAGGACGCAGTCACCACACACTCATGA
- a CDS encoding sulfatase-like hydrolase/transferase, which yields MPMKFLTILLCLSGFAIAAEKPNVLFLFADDMTWKAVNALSDEDIDTPNLDRLAARGTSFSHAYNSGGWHGAICVASRTMLNTGLQMWRAKEAEKRLKQDFVATKRTWSQQMSAAGYRTCMSGKWHVGMPTKAIFDEVLNERPGMPSDGKSAYERPVEGQPDPWSPTDTSLGGFWKGGKHWSEVIVDDFETFLGSKDTRPWFMYLAFNAPHDPRQSPQEFLDLYPLDRMKVPANFLPVYPYRDPMGAPQSLRDEKLAPSPRTEFAVKTHRREYYALVTHLDAQIGRILDRLEKDPAGANTYIFFTADHGLSCGEHGLMGKQNMYGEALRVPFIVAGPGVPEGKKIDSPIYLQDVMPTSLALAGAEIPESVEFEDLRPIWEGKGTPRTCAYGAYMDSQRMIEKDGKKLILYPKAKVARVFDLVKDPVEKDDLFATPEGRKIASELFPVLLAEQKRFGDPMDLKAIYPEL from the coding sequence ATGCCCATGAAATTCCTGACGATCCTGTTATGCCTGTCCGGCTTCGCCATCGCGGCGGAAAAGCCGAACGTCCTTTTTCTTTTCGCCGACGACATGACCTGGAAGGCGGTGAACGCCCTTTCCGACGAGGACATCGACACACCGAACCTCGACCGCCTCGCCGCACGCGGCACGAGCTTCTCCCATGCCTACAACTCCGGAGGCTGGCACGGCGCGATCTGCGTCGCCAGCCGCACGATGCTCAACACCGGACTCCAGATGTGGAGGGCGAAGGAGGCGGAAAAACGGCTGAAGCAGGATTTCGTGGCAACCAAGCGCACTTGGTCCCAGCAGATGTCCGCCGCCGGTTACCGCACCTGCATGTCCGGCAAGTGGCACGTCGGCATGCCGACCAAGGCGATCTTCGACGAGGTTCTCAACGAACGCCCCGGCATGCCGTCCGACGGCAAGTCCGCCTACGAACGCCCGGTCGAGGGCCAGCCCGATCCCTGGAGCCCCACCGACACTTCACTGGGCGGATTCTGGAAAGGCGGGAAACACTGGAGCGAGGTGATCGTCGACGACTTCGAGACCTTCCTCGGCTCAAAGGACACGCGGCCGTGGTTCATGTATCTCGCCTTCAACGCGCCGCACGACCCGCGTCAGTCGCCGCAGGAGTTCCTCGACCTCTATCCGCTCGATCGCATGAAAGTCCCCGCGAATTTCCTGCCGGTCTATCCCTACCGCGATCCAATGGGCGCACCCCAGAGCCTGCGCGATGAAAAGCTCGCGCCCTCACCGCGCACGGAGTTCGCCGTAAAGACCCACCGCCGCGAATACTACGCGCTCGTCACCCATCTCGATGCACAGATCGGCCGCATCCTCGACCGGCTTGAGAAAGACCCGGCAGGTGCGAACACCTACATCTTCTTCACCGCCGACCACGGGCTTTCCTGCGGCGAGCACGGCCTGATGGGGAAACAGAACATGTACGGCGAGGCATTGCGCGTGCCCTTCATCGTCGCCGGCCCCGGCGTGCCGGAGGGCAAGAAAATCGACAGCCCGATCTACCTCCAGGATGTGATGCCCACCTCGCTCGCCCTCGCCGGCGCGGAGATTCCGGAAAGCGTCGAGTTCGAGGATCTGCGCCCGATTTGGGAAGGAAAGGGCACACCCCGCACCTGCGCCTACGGAGCCTACATGGATTCCCAGCGCATGATCGAGAAGGACGGCAAGAAGCTCATCCTCTACCCCAAGGCCAAGGTCGCACGCGTGTTCGACCTCGTGAAAGACCCCGTCGAAAAGGACGATCTCTTCGCCACGCCGGAAGGCAGGAAAATCGCCTCGGAACTGTTTCCCGTCCTCCTGGCCGAGCAGAAGCGTTTCGGCGATCCCATGGATCTGAAAGCGATCTACCCGGAGCTTTAG
- a CDS encoding rhomboid family intramembrane serine protease: MPRLIQFRTLLRQQGVTLGLIAFLTAVFLVQTLVGHSFTGRYWAIPAEIVSAWDGIRSGNPIPGAWEQMFTLFSAALLHGDFGHLAGNMVFLWIFAAIASELLGARAVIPVFVFTALCGSICHVALNADSPIPSLGASGAVMGFEGLYLGMAVRWRLPDPHIWPIARPVAPGRLALVGIFGLTMDFMGFIGGEVGVAYGAHLGGFIGGLFLGSFIVRMPRVAMPR; this comes from the coding sequence ATGCCCCGCCTGATCCAGTTCCGCACCCTCCTCCGGCAACAGGGTGTCACCCTCGGCCTGATCGCCTTCCTAACCGCGGTTTTCCTCGTCCAGACCCTCGTCGGCCATTCGTTCACCGGGCGCTACTGGGCCATCCCTGCGGAGATCGTTTCGGCATGGGACGGCATACGCTCGGGAAATCCCATCCCGGGTGCCTGGGAGCAAATGTTCACCCTTTTCTCCGCGGCCTTGCTGCACGGCGATTTCGGGCACCTTGCAGGAAACATGGTGTTCCTGTGGATCTTCGCCGCCATCGCCAGCGAGCTGCTGGGGGCGCGGGCGGTGATCCCGGTCTTCGTTTTCACCGCCCTCTGCGGCAGCATCTGCCACGTCGCCCTGAATGCGGACTCGCCCATCCCCTCCCTCGGCGCTTCCGGGGCGGTCATGGGCTTCGAGGGGCTCTACCTCGGCATGGCCGTCCGATGGCGCCTGCCGGATCCCCATATCTGGCCCATTGCGAGGCCGGTCGCGCCCGGACGGCTCGCCCTTGTCGGCATTTTCGGGCTGACCATGGATTTCATGGGCTTCATCGGCGGAGAGGTCGGCGTGGCCTACGGCGCCCATCTCGGCGGCTTCATCGGCGGGCTGTTCCTCGGCAGCTTCATCGTACGAATGCCCCGCGTCGCCATGCCAAGGTAG
- a CDS encoding ATPase, whose amino-acid sequence MKTRDFSLLIALALLWSFFAWQVPDFLSARNMTMLSIELSTTAVAALGMLLVILLAHIDLSVGSAIGLTGGIAATLVFNHQWSAPAAMGVSLLAGVAIYSAMGLIVAKERIPAFIITLGGLLILKGLFWKVIGNQTVPVKAGDAENMLSMLTTWYLPLWASIALVALTVAVLCIARIRSRAKRREYGFDVEPGELAFSKLFITAQVLILALIVLHQFRGVPLSLVVLAAVALVIWVITNHTRFGRYLYAIGGNEEAAVVSGVPVKAVTVGAFMIAGITATITGFMQTAYSGASTTTTGELMELDAIAACVIGGTSLAGGRGTVPGVLAGAFLIATLMNGMTLMAVSPEMKFIARGSVLALAVWMDVRLSRRGG is encoded by the coding sequence ATGAAAACGCGCGACTTCTCACTCCTCATCGCACTCGCCCTGCTGTGGTCGTTTTTCGCATGGCAAGTGCCGGACTTCCTCAGTGCGCGGAACATGACCATGCTTTCCATCGAGCTGTCCACCACCGCCGTCGCCGCGCTGGGCATGCTGCTGGTCATCCTCCTCGCCCACATCGATCTCTCGGTCGGTTCGGCCATCGGCCTCACCGGCGGGATCGCGGCCACTCTGGTTTTCAACCACCAGTGGTCGGCTCCTGCGGCGATGGGGGTTTCGCTCCTCGCGGGCGTGGCGATCTATTCCGCGATGGGGCTCATCGTCGCGAAGGAGCGCATCCCCGCCTTCATCATCACGCTCGGCGGGCTGCTGATACTCAAAGGGCTTTTCTGGAAAGTGATCGGGAACCAGACGGTGCCGGTGAAGGCCGGTGATGCGGAAAACATGCTGAGCATGCTCACCACCTGGTATCTCCCGCTGTGGGCGAGCATAGCCCTCGTTGCCCTGACGGTGGCCGTCCTCTGCATCGCCCGGATCCGCAGCCGCGCGAAACGGCGCGAATACGGCTTCGACGTGGAGCCGGGCGAGCTGGCCTTTTCCAAGCTCTTCATCACCGCGCAGGTGCTCATCCTCGCGCTCATCGTGCTTCACCAATTCCGCGGCGTTCCCCTGAGCCTGGTGGTGCTCGCCGCCGTCGCTCTCGTCATCTGGGTCATCACGAACCACACCCGCTTCGGGAGATACCTTTACGCGATCGGCGGCAACGAGGAGGCGGCTGTCGTCAGCGGCGTGCCGGTGAAGGCGGTCACCGTCGGTGCGTTCATGATCGCCGGCATCACGGCCACGATCACCGGCTTCATGCAGACGGCCTACAGCGGCGCGTCCACCACCACCACCGGGGAACTGATGGAGCTCGACGCCATCGCCGCCTGCGTGATCGGCGGCACCTCCCTCGCGGGCGGACGCGGCACCGTCCCCGGAGTCCTCGCCGGCGCGTTCCTCATCGCCACGCTGATGAACGGCATGACCCTGATGGCGGTTTCCCCCGAAATGAAATTCATCGCCCGGGGTTCCGTCCTCGCCCTCGCTGTCTGGATGGACGTCCGCCTCTCCCGCCGGGGCGGATAG
- a CDS encoding Fic family protein, with protein MRIPIPPDFQPTNEVLTLIAAIDEFKGEWRALGGLDPVILHSLRRIATIESAGSSTRIEGAKLSDGEVGKLLGSLGRESFQTRDEQEVAGYAYAMESIQTAWPDLRVSESILLQLHRDLLRYSDKDERHRGNWKTSENHVAAFDAGGKQIGIVFETATPFETPLLMEKLLAWHAREEADPVLHPLLRIAVFNVVFLAIHPFQDGNGRLSRVLANLMLLRAGYAYASYTSLESVIEHNKEGYYLALRRTQTSFGQETDWEPWVLFFLRSLRSQVERLRVRLAESPAASGHPATAAGLSPLAGRLLRLLEAHETLSVGAAAEALGANRNTLKDKFAELIENGHAQLHGKGRGAHYRPASK; from the coding sequence ATGCGGATTCCCATTCCACCTGATTTCCAACCGACCAATGAGGTTCTCACCCTGATCGCCGCAATCGACGAATTCAAGGGCGAGTGGCGGGCTCTCGGCGGCCTCGACCCGGTGATCCTGCATTCCTTGCGGCGAATCGCCACCATCGAGAGCGCCGGATCATCGACCCGGATCGAAGGGGCGAAACTAAGCGACGGCGAGGTCGGGAAGCTGCTGGGAAGCCTCGGCCGGGAATCCTTCCAAACCCGCGACGAGCAGGAGGTTGCTGGCTACGCGTACGCCATGGAGTCCATCCAGACCGCATGGCCGGATCTGCGCGTTTCCGAAAGCATCCTGCTCCAGCTACACCGCGATCTGCTCCGCTACAGCGACAAGGATGAGCGCCACAGGGGCAATTGGAAGACCTCCGAGAACCACGTGGCGGCATTCGATGCCGGGGGCAAACAGATCGGCATTGTCTTCGAGACCGCCACACCGTTCGAGACGCCGCTACTGATGGAAAAGCTCCTGGCTTGGCACGCCAGGGAAGAGGCGGATCCCGTCCTCCATCCCCTCCTCCGGATCGCCGTCTTCAACGTTGTATTCCTGGCGATTCACCCGTTTCAGGATGGCAACGGCCGGCTCTCGCGTGTCCTGGCCAATCTCATGCTCCTCCGGGCGGGCTACGCATATGCATCCTACACCTCGCTGGAGAGCGTGATCGAGCACAACAAGGAAGGCTACTACCTCGCCCTGCGCCGCACACAGACATCCTTCGGACAGGAAACCGATTGGGAGCCTTGGGTGCTGTTCTTCCTACGATCCCTGAGATCTCAGGTCGAACGCCTGCGCGTCCGACTCGCGGAATCCCCTGCGGCGAGCGGTCATCCGGCAACAGCCGCTGGCCTTTCGCCGCTTGCAGGTCGCCTCCTCAGGCTGCTTGAAGCCCACGAAACCCTGTCGGTCGGCGCCGCCGCCGAAGCCCTCGGTGCAAACCGGAACACCCTGAAAGACAAATTCGCCGAACTGATCGAAAACGGCCATGCCCAACTCCACGGAAAAGGACGCGGCGCGCACTACCGCCCTGCCAGCAAGTGA
- a CDS encoding substrate-binding domain-containing protein produces the protein MKARILLMVASLALSVAIGLALSRSGGKPGVKVKKDRIRIGFSMDTLKEARWQKDRDVFVARAEAMGAEVLVQSANSNDTKQMQDVQGLISRGVDVLVIVPHDGKAMGKAVDAAAENGIPVIAYDRMITGTENLGLYVSFDNVKVGEAQAQYLVDTVLREKGKIRIVRIYGSPADNNAKLFKQGQDKILDPLIKSGAIEVIHEDWATDWRPEVAKQITNAAITRNGPDFDAILASNDGTAGGAIQALSEEGLAGKIAVTGQDADLPALQRIVAGTQAMTIYKPISLLAEKAAEVAVELAERKPVIAPGGVDNGAKTVPSILVDVSTVTKGNIRETVVKDGFHTEAEIYRNAPADGR, from the coding sequence ATGAAAGCCCGCATCCTCCTCATGGTGGCCTCCCTCGCATTGAGCGTCGCGATCGGCCTCGCACTCTCCCGCAGCGGGGGGAAACCCGGCGTAAAAGTTAAGAAGGACCGCATCCGCATCGGCTTCAGCATGGACACCCTCAAGGAGGCGCGGTGGCAGAAGGACAGGGATGTCTTCGTCGCTAGGGCGGAGGCCATGGGTGCCGAAGTGCTGGTGCAATCCGCCAACAGCAACGACACGAAACAGATGCAGGACGTGCAGGGGCTGATCAGCCGGGGGGTTGACGTGCTGGTGATCGTCCCGCACGACGGGAAGGCGATGGGCAAGGCGGTCGATGCCGCCGCGGAAAACGGGATCCCGGTGATCGCCTACGACCGGATGATCACCGGCACGGAAAATCTCGGGCTCTATGTTTCCTTCGACAACGTGAAGGTCGGCGAAGCCCAGGCGCAATACCTCGTCGATACCGTCCTCAGGGAGAAAGGGAAAATCCGCATCGTCCGGATCTACGGTTCGCCGGCGGACAACAACGCCAAGCTTTTCAAACAGGGACAGGACAAGATCCTCGATCCGCTCATCAAATCCGGTGCCATCGAGGTGATCCACGAGGACTGGGCCACGGACTGGCGGCCCGAGGTGGCGAAACAGATCACCAATGCCGCGATCACCCGCAACGGCCCGGACTTCGATGCGATCCTCGCCTCCAACGACGGCACAGCGGGTGGCGCCATCCAGGCGCTTTCCGAAGAGGGGCTGGCGGGGAAAATCGCCGTGACCGGGCAGGATGCCGATCTGCCCGCGCTCCAGCGAATCGTCGCCGGAACCCAGGCCATGACGATCTACAAACCGATCAGCCTCCTCGCCGAAAAAGCGGCGGAGGTCGCCGTGGAGCTGGCGGAAAGGAAACCGGTCATTGCTCCCGGCGGCGTGGACAACGGCGCGAAAACGGTGCCCTCCATCCTTGTCGATGTTTCGACGGTCACGAAGGGAAACATCCGCGAAACCGTGGTGAAGGACGGCTTCCACACGGAGGCGGAGATTTACCGAAACGCCCCCGCAGATGGCCGCTGA